Proteins from one Salvelinus sp. IW2-2015 linkage group LG32, ASM291031v2, whole genome shotgun sequence genomic window:
- the LOC111957044 gene encoding AP-2 complex subunit mu-A, protein MIGGLFIYNHKGEVLISRVYRDDIGRNAVDAFRVNVIHARQQVRSPVTNIARTSFFHVKRSNIWLAVVTKQNVNAAMVFEFLYKMCDVMASYFGKISEENIKNNFVLIYELLDEILDFGYPQNSETGALKTFITQQGIKGQHQTKEEQSQITSQVTGQIGWRREGIKYRRNEIFLDVLESVNLLMSPQGQVLSAHVSGRVVMKSYLSGMPECKFGMNDKIVIDKAGKGGVTNEAGKSTSGKQSIAIDDCTFNQCVRLSKFDSERSISFIPPDGEYELMRYRTTKDIILPFRVIPLVREVGRTKLEVKVVIKSNFKPSLLAQKIEVRIPTPLNTSGVQVICMKGKAKYKASENAIVWKIKRMAGMKESQISAEIELLPTNDKKKWARPPISMNFEVPFAPSGLKVRYLKVFESKLNYSDHDVIKWVRYIGRSGIYETRC, encoded by the exons ATGATCGGAGGACTGTTCATTTACAACCACAAAGGGGAGGTCCTTATCTCCCGAGTCTACCGCGATGATATAGG GCGCAACGCGGTGGACGCGTTCCGTGTGAATGTGATCCATGCCCGGCAGCAGGTGCGCTCTCCAGTGACCAACATTGCACGTACCAGCTTCTTCCATGTCAAGCGTTCCAACATCTGGCTGGCAGTGGTTACCAAGCAGAACGTCAACGCCGCCATGGTGTTTGAGTTCCTCTACAAGATGTGCGATGTCATGGCTTCCTACTTTGGCAAGATCAGCGAGGAGAACATCAAGAACAACTTTGTGCTGATCTACGAGCTGCTCGACG AGATCCTGGATTTCGGGTATCCCCAGAACTCTGAGACGGGCGCACTGAAGACCTTCATCACTCAGCAGGGCATCAAGGGCCAG CATCAG aCAAAGGAAGAGCAGTCTCAGATCACTAGTCAGGTAACCGGGCAGATTGGCTGGCGTCGCGAAGGCATCAAGTATCGACGCAATGAGATCTTCTTGGATGTGCTGGAGAGTGTCAACCTGCTCATGTCGCCTCAAG GTCAGGTCCTGAGCGCCCACGTGTCCGGCCGTGTGGTAATGAAGAGCTACCTGAGCGGAATGCCAGAGTGCAAATTTGGCATGAACGACAAAATTGTAATTGATAAGGCGGGTAAAGGCGGGGTCACTAATGAGGCGGGAAAGAG TACCAGTGGTAAGCAGTCCATAGCCATCGACGACTGTacgttcaaccagtgtgtgcgtCTCAGTAAGTTTGACTCGGAGCGCAGCATCAGCTTCATCCCCCCGGATGGAGAGTATGAGCTCATGAG ATACCGAACCACTAAAGACATCATCCTACCTTTCCGAGTCATTCCGCTGGTCCGGGAGGTGGGCCGCACCAAGCTGGAGGTCAAAGTGGTCATCAAGTCCAACTTCAAACCCTCGCTACTGGCCCAGAAAATTGAG GTGCGCATTCCCACGCCGCTCAACACCAGCGGTGTCCAGGTGATCTGCATGAAGGGTAAGGCCAAGTACAAGGCCAGCGAGAACGCCATCGTATGGAA GATTAAGCGCATGGCTGGGATGAAGGAGTCTCAGATCAGTGCTGAAATCGAGCTGCTGCCCACCAACGATAAGAAGAAGTGGGCGCGTCCTCCCATCTCCATGAACTTTGAG GTTCCGTTTGCCCCCTCTGGGCTGAAGGTGCGTTACTTGAAGGTGTTTGAGTCCAAGCTGAACTACAGTGACCATGATGTTATCAAATGGGTGCGCTACATTGGCCGAAGTGGCATCTACGAGACTCGCTGCTAA